Proteins found in one Plasmodium knowlesi strain H genome assembly, chromosome: 12 genomic segment:
- a CDS encoding plasmepsin VIII, putative, with the protein MNFLLSIFVFIIFNIHPWVKSAKENLRISRYNRPGISTIILKGDYINRQFIGEIYIGSPPQVFKVLFDTGSTNLWIPSKNCQTKGCRSKRKYDHRVSKNYKSVEKKNPVEVFFGTGKIQIAYVSDDVHLGDITVKNQEFGVASYISDDPFSDMKFDGLFGLGISDDKKRKTLIYENIPKGRSKKNVFSIYYPKNVDDDGAITFGGYDQKFIQPNENINWFDVSSRKYWTVKMIGLKINGVFLDVCSKNIGGYCEAVIDTGTSSIAGPKEDLILLTRLLNPRRTCHNRALLKRFSFLLSDENGEQKEYELTPEDYIVNSFRVDPALKTPCNFAFMPINISSANRYLYILGQIFLQKYYAIFEKDKMKIGLAKSV; encoded by the exons ATGAACTTCCTATTGTCCATTTTTgtctttatcatttttaatattcaCCCTTGGGTGAAATCTGCAAAAGAGAATTTAAGAATATCCAGGTATAACAGGCCAG GAATTTCCACCATCATTCTCAAGGGCGATTACATCAACAGACA ATTCATTGGAGAAATATACATTGGAAGTCCCCCCCAGGTGTTCAAGGTTCTATTTGATACTG GCAGTACAAACTTGTGGATCCCGTCGAAAAACTGCCAAACGAAGGGCTGTCGgagcaaaagaaaatacGATCACAGAGTTTCTAAAAATTACAAATCAGTCGAGAAAAAGAACCCTGTGGAAGTTTTCTTCGGAACAGGCAAAATACAAATCGCTTACGTTTCTGATGATGTTCACTTAGGAGATATTAC GGTAAAAAACCAGGAGTTTGGAGTAGCCAGTTATATATCCGATGATCCTTTTTCAGATATGa AATTCGATGGCCTATTCGGCCTAGGCATTTCAGatgataaaaagagaaaaacattGATTTATGAGAACATACCAAAAGGTcggtcaaaaaaaaacgtcttCTCGATTTATTACCCCAAGAATGTGGACGACGATGGTGCGATAACCTTCGGGGGATACGATCAAAa ATTTATCCAACCCAATGAGAATATCAATTGGTTTGACGTTTCGTCCAGAAAATACTGGACAGTCAAAATG ATAGGACTGAAAATCAATGGAGTATTCCTAGACGTGTGTTCCAAAAATATAG GTGGCTACTGCGAAGCAGTCATTGATACAGGAACGTCAAGCATCGCTGGCCCCAAGGAAG acttaattttattaactAGATTGTTAAACCCTAGAAGAACCTGCCACAACAGGGCACTACTAAAAagattttctttccttctaaGTGACGAAAATG GCGAACAAAAGGAGTACGAATTAACCCCGGAGGATTACATAGTTAACTCGTTCAGAGTCGACCCTGCTTTGAAGACCCCTTGCAACTTCGCGTTCATGCCAATTAACATTTCTTCGGCTAATagatatttatat aTTCTTGgacaaatatttttgcaaaagtatTATGCAATATTTGaaaaggacaaaatgaaaattg GCCTAGCTAAATCGGTGTGA